The window CAGAGTATGCCGCTCGTACCGTTGGAACGGATGAGGCAATGTTGCTGGCCATTCGACGCGCCGCTGCCGTCAAACGCTACTTGGTTTCAAAGCAAGGGATCGCCTCGGACCGTTTTCGAGTCTCCTCAGCCGAAGCAACCGAACCAATCACTCGGAACGCAACGATCACCAAATTCGGCAACGACTCGCGTGTCGAAGTGTTCCTGCTCGATGAAACAGTGGAGGACCCCAAAGGAACCTCTGATTCCGACTCCAACGACCAAAGTCCTCAGGCTTAAGACAATCCGATGGCCGACGAAAACAAAACCGACGACAAACCTGAACTCGATGATGCTCCGGCAAAACCTCGCAGCAACACCAGTCTGATCGTTCTGTTCGTGGGAATGGTGGTCGTCCTCGAAACGGGAATGTTCTTCTTCCTCGTCCCAAGTGCAGAACAGGTCAGCGCTCTCGCTGAAGCGGAACTGATCCAATCGGTTCAAGAAGGGGCCGAGAAGGCTGAACAGGAACAATCCGATGAAAATCAAGAAATTGAATTTGATCTGGGCGCGTTCGGTGAGACCTTCAGTCCCATCGAAACCGAACGGTCTTTCCGAGTGGAATTGAAGCTCTATGGGCTGATTCGCAAGAAAAACCGCGAAAAGATGGCGAAGGAGTTCGACGCCAAAAACGGCCGTCTTCGCCATGCGATCCGAATGAAGATCCGAAATAGCGAACTGAATGAGCTCACCGAAAACCAATTGGGCTTGCTACAGCGTCGAATTTTGACGACATGTAACCATCTTCTGGACGAAGATCTACTGCTGGGTGTCGGGTTTCACGAATTCCAGCTGATCGAGGAGTGACACGGAGTGCACGATCGTGAGCGAGACGGAGAATCAAACGGAATCCAGCGAACAACTCAATACAGATGATATTGAGGCGTTGCTCAATGAAGCATCGCAGTCCCTCGCTGCCGCAACCGGCGACAAAGAATCCACCGAACGCGATGTGCCGCGACCGTTCGCCCTTGGCGATCTCTCGCCGAATTCGCTTGGTGAAGCTGCCCACGACGTTGATCTTCTCGGCGAAGTCGAGATGGATCTTCGCATCGAATTGGGACGCACTCAAATGCGACTCGAAGAAGTCCTGCGTCTGCGTGCAGGCAGCGTCGTTGCTCTCGACAAACTAGCCGGTGACCCCGTCGACATTTACGTCAACGGCCGACTGATCGCTCGCGGCGAAGTCTTGGTCATGAACGACAACTTCTGCGTGCGAGTGACTGAATTGGTCGGAGCCTCCTCATGATCCGCCTCGCCACCGTAACGAATCGACATTTGTGGTTGGCGTTGATCGCCATTGTCTGCCTTGGCGAAACTGCCGTCGCGGATCAAAGCTATCTGAGCGACACGCTTTCAACGCACAACGTTTCACCTGAACCACCCAAAGTCGTCGGGCGAGGCTTCCCCGCTCTCTCGATGCGTCCGGAAGAGCAAGAATCTTCCGCCTACCAATTGCCATCTGATGGCCAGACATCAGGACTCGAACTCAACCCTGATGGCGAATCTTCGCGTTCGAAAACCATCGCTCCCCTGGTCACGGTTGGATCGAGCCTCGCAATCGTTCTCGCGTTGTTCTGTGGCTTGGTATGGGTCAGCCGTCGGTTCGGCGGCGGTTCCGCCGCTTCCAAACCGCTTTCAGCCGCTACTCTCAGCCCACTCGGGCACATCATGCTCGACCCCCGAACCAAACTGCTGCTCGTCAAATGCGGCCGACGGGTGCTCGTGCTCAGCCAAACATCCACCGGCGTGACACCAATCTCGGAAGTCACCGACCCAGACGAAGTTCGTGAATTGATCGCAAGTTGCTCCGGCGAAGCTCGTGCCGTCTTTGAACAAACGATGCGTCAAATCGAACGTGAACCGGTCGCCTCGGGATTCGTTGAACGTCCCGCCGCTTCCGAACCGGCCCCTTCTAAACCACGTCGACTGTTTGCTTCGGCGTAGGTGCGCGAACCAAACCGTTTCGATCCGCAGCAGCACGGTCAATCGTCGCGTGCCGCAAGATGGCTCCTGCCATCGCCATCCCACTCAGGAAGGCACCTTCGACCCGCGGCCCGCCACACCAATCACCGCAGGCTCCCAGTCCGGTGGTTCGATCCCACAAACAATCGTTGCCCAAAGGCGATACAGGATTCGCGTAGCGCCAACGATGTGCCTGGCTCTCGATCACTCGATGAAAACGTTGCCCCGTCGCCTGCTCCAGTGCAAGAAGCAACTCTTTCGCAACCCAATCAGCAGGCCGTTGCAAGTGCTCCTGCGACCAATCCGTCGACGCGTGCAACACCCATGAACTGAGTGGTTCATCTGTTCGAGTACGACCTGGCTTCGCATCGTTTCGTGCAATCCATGAAAGCGGACCTTCGTTGATAAAAGCACCCACGTATCCAAGGTCAGACAAACCTTCGCCGCGAACCATCACGGACCAACACGGCAACATCTCGACCTGTTTTGCGGTGGCTTCCAGATCCGAATGCCCTGCCAACAATGACGCTGCTTGGGCAGGTGGACAATTCATGATCACGCGATCGAATTCACCACTATCAACTTCGTTTGCTTGCGCACCGGAGGAATTGCCACCGGCATTCTCGATCTGCAGCTTCCAACGTTCTCCGACTTGATGCAACGAACCAACGGTGGTTTGCAACCGAACATCGAGGTCGGCTGCCAAGTGTTTGCCAATCGCACTCATGCCAGGAACACCTACATACCGAGGCGTTCCGCACTTTTCCTCCACAACCTTCCCGCCGGGCTGCAGTTCCACGATCGGCTGAAGCCAAGGCTCGACCAACCCCTGTTGGATCCAACTCCTCACGTGTCTGGCGAATCGATCATCACGAACGGTGAAGTACTGAGCTCCATGGTCGAATCCCCCACCCGAATCGCTACGTCGCGTCGCCAATCGGCCGCCAACGCCGCGTGATTTTTCAAACACCTGAACGTCCAATCCATGATCCTGCAGGGTGCGTGCGGCGACCAGCCCGGCCAACCCCGCACCCACGATCGCAACTCGCGGCAATCCTGCTGCGACCGGACGGTTGATCCATTCGGCAACCTGAGGCTGATCGATGCGTTTGCCCTGCTCTTCGATGGTACGTGAACGCACCTTGCCATAAATCGGTTGTTCTGGTTCAGAAGGACGATCGAACTGACCAAAGGACCACAGAATTCCGCTGTAGCTGATTGGGCTTCGCCCATCGATCGCATACCGATGGTTCAAGTCAATGCACTGAGCGAGTGCCTGACAGGGTTGCGATGTCATTGCCAAAAAAGCTTTGCCCCAAGTCATCCGCAGATTGTGATGCAACTCTCCGTGTCTCAGCAGACTCCTCTGCGCCAGGTTCCACAACGATTGCGACGACTTCCCGCGTGCAAGTGTCTCCCAATCCAAGACTTCGTCTCGAGAATCCTCAGCATGTTTCTCGAGCGTCTCGCGTGACCATTTCGGCAGCACGGCCATGGTGTCGAGGTCTTCCACATGCTCCAGACAAAATCGGAACACCATTTCACGCCATACAACGAGTTCGTCGACGTACTTCCTCGCTCCCATCGCAGCGGCTTCTCGTGCGATGCGAAATGGGCTGATCATCCCGTAATGCAAGTAACCGCTTAAACGACTGACACCCAACGGATCGTCGGGATGATTGCGTTGCCTGGAGTACTGAGTCAAAGACTTTTCACGAAAACGATCCCAACGAGCGTAGCCAGCCCGCATGCCCCCGGGCGTATCCGCGACCGGGCCGACCGAATGATCGACTTTGCACTGGCTGATCAATTCAGCCAAGTCGACATCCTGCAGATCAATCGGGGCGAACCCCAATGGCCCGGTGAACTTCGCTGGCAGCAGGTTAGCTGGCAATTCTTCGTACGGACGAGACAGACGATTCTCGAGCTCACTTTGAATCAATCGTCGAAACTCAAACGCTCGCGTCGGGACGGCATCGACAGACTGAGATGGCACAATGCAACTCGTGTCGACCAACATGATCGGTGTTGTCACCAAACTACGCAGCCGCTCGACCCAACATGCTATTGGTGCAACAGGCATTTCCTCACTGACCAACACCGCAGCCCGGCGGCACAAATCCCTCAGGTGTGGCCCACGCTGCCCATGACGCTCCAAGTGAAACGCGTAGGTAATCCCCCGTGCCTGCAATTCTCGCTGAACGTCTCGGGCACCCTGCATGATAAACGCGTGATGGCGATCTGACGCGTAGGGATATTTTTCAGACAACCCGTGATAAACCAACAGTGGCAAACCGGTTTTGTGAGCCATCCAAATCGCCGCGTCCAATGCTGGATTTTCATGCCCCCGCAAAGCGTTATGCATCCAGTACAGCACCATCTCACCTGGCGGGTGATCGGTTTGATTGGGTGCAACCACCCAACGCCGGCGCTCAGCCAAAGATGCGGGGATCATTTGATCCACAATGGTTTACTCCAGAAAAAATGGGTCGGTCGATTCAATACGGTAGACGCACGGCAAACGAAGGCACTCAGCCTCCAATCACCCTGGCTACCGGATCATTTGACGGGCCAGCCAACCTCGCTTCAATTCCTTTGGAACGCTCAGCTCCTCTGTCCCCCTCGCGACCAATGATTCCAACACTGAGTTGGCTGCCAATTGCCCACTGATCGCCGCTCCTTCCATCGTCGCCGGCCATCCCGTCGCAACTGCATCTCCCGCCAAATGAAGCCCCGGACAAGACGTCTTCGATGCGGGCCGCCGCACCTGAGTCTCTGGACTAACGGAAAAAACGGCATGCGGATCGGTCACAACACGGCTCTTCAACACTTTCGGCATTCCCGCTTTGGGAAACGCCTCGGACAGTTCCCGCACCACTTGAGAAACCAATTTCTCTTTCGGCCAATCACTCCTGGCATGCTGACCGCTGATCACCACTTGATGATAGACACCTTCCGTAGGCGACGCATTTCCGATCGTTTGGATCGGGTCTTGAAAGAACCATTGGGCCAACGTTCCCACCATCACCACATGAGGCATGGGTGTCAATGAACGGTCGAGCCAAAGGTGCAACCCGGTGATTGGCGAGGATGAGAATGATGTCGATTGCTCACCCCAAATCTCCGGAAACCATCGGCGACTGACATGCCAGGGCGTTGCCACGATCACATGGTCAGCAAGCAGAGATTCGGCACCAGAGCGTTCGATGGTCCACCGGTTGGATTCGGCATTCCAGTTCAATTCACGAACAGCATGCCCAAGCTCAAACGCGACCCCGCGCTGATCCAATGGTTTTCGAAACCCATCGCCAAAGATTTCAGACAAAGGACGCCGAGGCACCCAAACATCACTCGCATGCCTCGCACCCGCAAATCCATCGATCATCACTTTCCTGGCAGCGGCCATGGAGACTCGTTTTGGAATGTCGCCCAGAGCGCTGATCAAAATCACGTCCCAAAATCTTTCAAGCGTGTCTTCGGATTGCCCATTGGCTTGCAACCAAACCGAAGCGGTGACATCGATCAACTCGGACTCAGGCGTCCTCATCAGACGCCACAAGGCAGCCCGAATCTCGCGTTGGTTCTTTCGCGACAAATGTTTCAATGAAGAGAGCGCTGATGAAAGATGCAACGGCGGGGGCAACCAACGA of the Rhodopirellula baltica SH 1 genome contains:
- a CDS encoding dihydrolipoamide acetyltransferase → MADENKTDDKPELDDAPAKPRSNTSLIVLFVGMVVVLETGMFFFLVPSAEQVSALAEAELIQSVQEGAEKAEQEQSDENQEIEFDLGAFGETFSPIETERSFRVELKLYGLIRKKNREKMAKEFDAKNGRLRHAIRMKIRNSELNELTENQLGLLQRRILTTCNHLLDEDLLLGVGFHEFQLIEE
- the fliN gene encoding flagellar motor switch protein FliN, translating into MSETENQTESSEQLNTDDIEALLNEASQSLAAATGDKESTERDVPRPFALGDLSPNSLGEAAHDVDLLGEVEMDLRIELGRTQMRLEEVLRLRAGSVVALDKLAGDPVDIYVNGRLIARGEVLVMNDNFCVRVTELVGASS
- the fliO gene encoding flagellar biosynthetic protein FliO, coding for MIRLATVTNRHLWLALIAIVCLGETAVADQSYLSDTLSTHNVSPEPPKVVGRGFPALSMRPEEQESSAYQLPSDGQTSGLELNPDGESSRSKTIAPLVTVGSSLAIVLALFCGLVWVSRRFGGGSAASKPLSAATLSPLGHIMLDPRTKLLLVKCGRRVLVLSQTSTGVTPISEVTDPDEVRELIASCSGEARAVFEQTMRQIEREPVASGFVERPAASEPAPSKPRRLFASA
- a CDS encoding FAD-dependent oxidoreductase, which codes for MDQMIPASLAERRRWVVAPNQTDHPPGEMVLYWMHNALRGHENPALDAAIWMAHKTGLPLLVYHGLSEKYPYASDRHHAFIMQGARDVQRELQARGITYAFHLERHGQRGPHLRDLCRRAAVLVSEEMPVAPIACWVERLRSLVTTPIMLVDTSCIVPSQSVDAVPTRAFEFRRLIQSELENRLSRPYEELPANLLPAKFTGPLGFAPIDLQDVDLAELISQCKVDHSVGPVADTPGGMRAGYARWDRFREKSLTQYSRQRNHPDDPLGVSRLSGYLHYGMISPFRIAREAAAMGARKYVDELVVWREMVFRFCLEHVEDLDTMAVLPKWSRETLEKHAEDSRDEVLDWETLARGKSSQSLWNLAQRSLLRHGELHHNLRMTWGKAFLAMTSQPCQALAQCIDLNHRYAIDGRSPISYSGILWSFGQFDRPSEPEQPIYGKVRSRTIEEQGKRIDQPQVAEWINRPVAAGLPRVAIVGAGLAGLVAARTLQDHGLDVQVFEKSRGVGGRLATRRSDSGGGFDHGAQYFTVRDDRFARHVRSWIQQGLVEPWLQPIVELQPGGKVVEEKCGTPRYVGVPGMSAIGKHLAADLDVRLQTTVGSLHQVGERWKLQIENAGGNSSGAQANEVDSGEFDRVIMNCPPAQAASLLAGHSDLEATAKQVEMLPCWSVMVRGEGLSDLGYVGAFINEGPLSWIARNDAKPGRTRTDEPLSSWVLHASTDWSQEHLQRPADWVAKELLLALEQATGQRFHRVIESQAHRWRYANPVSPLGNDCLWDRTTGLGACGDWCGGPRVEGAFLSGMAMAGAILRHATIDRAAADRNGLVRAPTPKQTVDVV
- the hpnE gene encoding hydroxysqualene dehydroxylase HpnE, encoding MTSRVVIVGGGIAGLSAAEALSRTGVFHRGEMQVVVAESRRNTGGRAGSFVESRSGQTVDYCQHVAMGCCTTLLDLLQRMGLLDRFQCYSELTFYHPQHGFSRFRPSRWLPPPLHLSSALSSLKHLSRKNQREIRAALWRLMRTPESELIDVTASVWLQANGQSEDTLERFWDVILISALGDIPKRVSMAAARKVMIDGFAGARHASDVWVPRRPLSEIFGDGFRKPLDQRGVAFELGHAVRELNWNAESNRWTIERSGAESLLADHVIVATPWHVSRRWFPEIWGEQSTSFSSSPITGLHLWLDRSLTPMPHVVMVGTLAQWFFQDPIQTIGNASPTEGVYHQVVISGQHARSDWPKEKLVSQVVRELSEAFPKAGMPKVLKSRVVTDPHAVFSVSPETQVRRPASKTSCPGLHLAGDAVATGWPATMEGAAISGQLAANSVLESLVARGTEELSVPKELKRGWLARQMIR